The Caldanaerobius fijiensis DSM 17918 DNA segment TAACGATTTTAAGTATTTCAGCTGAGAAGCTCCAGGTCTGAATAACGCTTCTTTCCACGTCATAGGGAAGTATGGTTCCGAAGTAGTATTCATGCTCCATATGTTGTGGTTTCCATAAGTATGACCACAAGCACCTGAAAATACTGCCCAGTAAGCTGCTCTTCTGACATCTGCTTCATCAAAATATTCATTATTTGCGTTGAATCCTACAGGATGGTCCTCATAATTAGGCTCACCATGTGAACTACATCGCCAATGAATTGGCGCGCTTCGTGCTCCCGATGAAACCTCGATGAAAGTCCCATCGGTACGCAACTGGGGTGTCCAACCCCACTACTGCCGTGATAGGTCTCCCTATCCTTCGCAGATACTTTTTCATTATGTTATATGCTCCTAC contains these protein-coding regions:
- a CDS encoding apiosidase-like domain-containing protein, with the translated sequence MRTDGTFIEVSSGARSAPIHWRCSSHGEPNYEDHPVGFNANNEYFDEADVRRAAYWAVFSGACGHTYGNHNIWSMNTTSEPYFPMTWKEALFRPGASQLKYLKSLIESRPFFERIPAQDILEENYTGAHHMRATRGERYAFIYSPSGLKIKARSGILNGTKVLAQWYNPRTGEFSRIGEYENKGCIDFMPPSRGRGDDWVLVLDAV